One segment of Bacteroides caecimuris DNA contains the following:
- a CDS encoding rhomboid family intramembrane serine protease — MPTVTKNLIIINVLVFFGTIVAQRYGLDLTNYLGLHFFLASDFNPAQLITYMFMHGGFSHIFFNMFAVFIFGPILEQTWGPKRFLFYYILCGIGAGLIQEGVQYIRYAMEFSQHTQVNLIGYGVIPMEEYLNMMTTVGASGAVYAILLAFGMLFPNNQLFVFPLPFPIKAKFFVIGYAAIELWSGLANNIGDNIAHFAHLGGMLFGLILILYWRKKSNNNGTYYS; from the coding sequence ATGCCAACTGTAACTAAAAACCTGATAATTATCAATGTACTAGTATTTTTCGGGACAATCGTAGCCCAACGTTATGGCCTGGATTTAACGAATTATCTGGGATTACACTTTTTCCTAGCGAGTGACTTTAATCCGGCACAGCTTATCACTTACATGTTCATGCATGGAGGATTCAGCCACATTTTCTTCAATATGTTTGCTGTTTTCATATTCGGACCGATTCTCGAACAAACTTGGGGACCCAAACGTTTCCTCTTCTACTATATTCTCTGCGGTATCGGTGCGGGACTTATCCAAGAAGGAGTACAGTATATTCGATATGCGATGGAATTTAGCCAACATACACAAGTGAATTTGATAGGTTATGGCGTTATCCCAATGGAAGAGTATCTGAACATGATGACCACCGTAGGTGCTTCAGGAGCCGTTTACGCCATTTTGCTGGCATTTGGTATGCTGTTTCCCAACAACCAGTTGTTCGTCTTTCCGCTGCCTTTCCCTATCAAGGCGAAGTTCTTTGTGATAGGATACGCCGCAATTGAATTATGGTCAGGACTTGCCAATAACATCGGAGATAATATCGCCCACTTTGCCCACTTGGGAGGAATGTTATTCGGATTGATCCTGATTTTATATTGGAGAAAAAAAAGCAATAACAATGGGACATATTATAGCTGA
- a CDS encoding rhomboid family protein: MGHIIADLKETFRRGTIFIQLIYINVGIFLIGTLINVFLRLFEVSTPDIFGIFALPASFIGFMHQPWSIFTYMFMHAGILHILFNMLWLYWFGSLFLYFFSAKHLRGLYVLGGICGGLLYMIAYNVFPLFSSQVVGSTLVGASASVLAIVAATAYREPNYRVQLFLFGAIRLKYLALVVIGIDVLSITSSNAGGHIAHLGGALAGLWFATSLNKGTDLTSWINWILDGFTSLFHKKTWKRKPKMKVHYGNSATGREKDYDYNAHKKAQSDEVDRILEKLKKSGYDSLTTEEKKSLFDASKR; the protein is encoded by the coding sequence ATGGGACATATTATAGCTGATTTAAAGGAGACATTCAGAAGAGGAACTATTTTCATCCAACTGATTTATATCAACGTAGGCATCTTTCTGATCGGCACGTTGATTAACGTTTTCCTGCGACTTTTTGAAGTAAGTACCCCCGATATATTCGGTATATTTGCCTTACCAGCATCCTTTATCGGATTTATGCATCAGCCGTGGTCGATATTTACTTATATGTTTATGCATGCCGGTATCCTGCATATTTTATTCAATATGCTCTGGCTGTATTGGTTCGGAAGTTTGTTTCTCTACTTTTTCTCGGCCAAACATTTAAGAGGACTATATGTATTGGGAGGTATCTGTGGTGGGTTACTTTACATGATTGCCTACAATGTATTTCCTTTATTCAGTTCGCAAGTGGTAGGCTCAACATTGGTAGGAGCGTCGGCTTCTGTATTAGCCATCGTAGCCGCTACGGCTTATCGTGAGCCTAATTACAGGGTGCAACTTTTTCTTTTCGGCGCTATCCGTCTCAAATATTTGGCACTGGTTGTTATCGGAATCGATGTATTATCCATCACCTCAAGTAATGCCGGAGGACATATCGCCCACCTGGGCGGTGCCCTTGCAGGACTTTGGTTTGCCACCAGCCTAAATAAAGGAACTGATTTAACTTCCTGGATCAACTGGATTCTGGATGGTTTCACCTCCTTGTTTCATAAAAAAACATGGAAACGGAAACCGAAAATGAAGGTACACTATGGAAACAGTGCCACCGGTCGCGAGAAGGATTATGATTACAATGCCCACAAAAAAGCACAGTCTGATGAAGTGGACCGTATTTTGGAAAAACTAAAAAAATCCGGTTACGACAGTCTGACAACTGAAGAAAAGAAAAGCTTGTTCGACGCAAGCAAAAGATAA
- a CDS encoding endonuclease/exonuclease/phosphatase family protein: protein MEHIGKFVAYLILAVNALFVGTLILSAYSPYLNPKINPLASSLGLAFPIFLTINLIFIGFWVFVNYRYALLPAIGFLICIPQIRTYIPFNSTTKTIPEGSIKILSYNVMSFSNLEKKDGKNPVLSYLVDSNADIICLQEYNTATNKKYLTEQDIKKALKAYPYRSIHQQGKGDVQLACFSKFPILSTHPIKYESNYNGSMKYVLNVNNDTLTLINNHLESNKLTKEDRGMYEDMIKDPNAKKVKTGLRQLIRKLAEASAIRASQADSVAKAIAECKYPATIVCGDFNDGSISYTHRILTQELDDAFTQSGKGLGISYNQNKFYFRIDNILISPNLKAYNCTVDQSIKASDHYPIWCYISKR, encoded by the coding sequence ATGGAACATATTGGCAAATTTGTCGCATATCTGATACTTGCTGTTAACGCTCTCTTCGTGGGAACGTTGATATTAAGTGCTTATAGCCCTTACCTTAACCCGAAAATAAACCCACTTGCTTCCAGCTTGGGACTTGCATTTCCGATATTCCTGACGATTAATTTGATTTTTATCGGCTTCTGGGTATTTGTCAACTACCGCTATGCGCTCTTGCCTGCCATCGGTTTTCTGATTTGTATTCCGCAGATACGGACTTATATTCCTTTTAACTCCACCACTAAAACGATTCCGGAAGGAAGCATCAAAATCCTATCCTACAACGTGATGAGTTTCAGCAATCTGGAGAAGAAAGATGGGAAAAACCCGGTATTGTCTTATCTTGTAGATAGCAACGCCGATATTATCTGTCTGCAAGAATATAACACCGCTACCAACAAGAAATACCTGACGGAACAGGATATTAAAAAAGCATTGAAAGCCTATCCTTACCGATCCATCCACCAACAAGGGAAAGGAGATGTGCAACTTGCCTGTTTCTCCAAGTTCCCCATACTCTCGACACATCCCATCAAATATGAAAGTAATTATAACGGTTCCATGAAATATGTACTGAATGTGAATAACGACACTCTTACATTAATCAACAACCACTTGGAATCCAACAAGCTCACCAAAGAAGACAGAGGGATGTATGAGGATATGATTAAAGACCCGAATGCCAAGAAAGTAAAAACCGGACTTAGGCAATTAATCAGAAAACTGGCGGAAGCATCGGCTATCCGGGCTTCACAAGCAGATTCTGTGGCTAAAGCCATTGCAGAATGTAAATATCCGGCAACTATCGTATGCGGCGATTTCAACGACGGTTCTATCTCGTATACACATCGCATCCTGACCCAAGAATTAGATGATGCGTTCACACAATCCGGCAAAGGATTGGGCATTTCCTACAATCAGAACAAGTTCTATTTCCGCATCGACAATATCTTGATCAGCCCCAACCTGAAAGCCTACAATTGCACGGTAGACCAGTCTATCAAAGCATCAGACCACTACCCGATCTGGTGCTATATCAGTAAGCGATGA
- a CDS encoding M3 family metallopeptidase, with translation MIKKTLTILAVSCMMYSCATKTESNPFFTEFQTQYGVPSFDKIKLEHYEPAFLKGIEEQNQNIEAIIESPEIPTFENTIVALDNSAPILDRVSAIFFNMTDAETTDSLTTLSIKLAPVLSEHDDNISLNEKLFKRVNDVYQKKDSLNLTTEQERLLDKTYKSFVRSGANLNTEGQTRLREINKELSTLGITFSNNILNENNAFQLFVDKEEDLAGLPKWFRQSAAEEANAAGQPGKWLFTLHNASRLPFLQYSENRPLREQIYKAYINRGNNNDGNDNKENIRKIVSLRLEKAKLLGFDCYANFVLDETMAKNTDNVMNLLNNLWSYALPKAKAEATELQKLMDKEGKGEKLEAWDWWYYTEKLRKEKYNLSEEDTKPYFKLENVRNGAFTVANKLYGITLTKLEGVPTYHPDVEVYEVKDADGSQLGIFYVDYFPRSGKSGGAWMSNYREQQGDTRPLVCNVCSFTKPVGDTPSLLTMDEVETLFHEFGHALHGLLTKCEYKGTSGTNVVRDFVELPSQINEHWATEPEVLKMYAKHYQTGEVIPDEIIEKILQQKTFNQGFMTTELLAAAILDMNLHMTKDVKNLNMLVFEKEAMDKLNLIPEIAPRYRVTYFNHIIGGYAAGYYSYLWANVLDNDAFEAFKEHGIFDKNTADLFRHNVLEKGDSEDPMVLYRNFRGAEPSLEPLLKNRGMK, from the coding sequence ATGATTAAAAAGACACTAACCATTTTAGCAGTAAGTTGTATGATGTACTCCTGTGCTACGAAAACAGAAAGCAATCCTTTCTTTACAGAGTTTCAAACCCAGTATGGTGTTCCCTCTTTCGACAAGATTAAATTGGAGCATTATGAACCCGCCTTCCTGAAAGGGATAGAAGAGCAAAATCAAAACATCGAAGCTATTATCGAAAGCCCGGAAATTCCGACATTCGAAAATACGATTGTTGCTTTGGATAACAGTGCACCTATCCTAGACCGTGTAAGTGCCATTTTCTTCAATATGACAGATGCGGAAACGACTGACTCACTAACCACACTTTCCATCAAACTGGCACCGGTTCTTTCGGAACATGATGATAATATCTCTCTGAACGAGAAACTGTTTAAGCGCGTGAACGACGTCTATCAAAAGAAGGATTCACTGAACCTGACAACGGAACAAGAACGCCTGTTGGACAAGACTTATAAAAGCTTTGTCCGTTCTGGTGCAAACCTTAATACCGAAGGCCAAACCCGCCTCCGCGAAATCAACAAAGAACTTTCTACACTTGGCATTACTTTCAGCAACAATATACTGAATGAGAACAATGCTTTCCAACTCTTCGTTGACAAAGAAGAAGATCTGGCAGGATTGCCCAAGTGGTTCCGCCAAAGCGCCGCTGAAGAAGCAAACGCAGCCGGACAACCCGGAAAATGGCTATTCACCCTGCATAATGCCAGCCGCCTGCCTTTCCTGCAATATTCAGAAAATCGCCCGCTTCGGGAACAAATATACAAAGCTTACATCAACCGTGGCAACAACAACGACGGAAACGACAACAAGGAAAACATCCGTAAGATCGTCTCTCTCCGCCTGGAAAAAGCTAAATTATTAGGTTTCGACTGCTATGCCAACTTCGTTCTGGACGAAACGATGGCAAAGAACACCGACAACGTAATGAACCTTCTGAACAACCTTTGGAGCTATGCACTGCCAAAAGCAAAGGCAGAAGCTACCGAACTTCAAAAATTAATGGATAAGGAAGGGAAAGGAGAAAAACTGGAAGCATGGGATTGGTGGTATTATACCGAAAAACTACGGAAAGAAAAATACAACCTGTCCGAAGAAGATACAAAACCTTACTTCAAGCTGGAGAATGTGCGCAATGGTGCTTTCACTGTAGCCAACAAGCTATATGGTATCACCCTTACCAAGCTCGAAGGTGTCCCTACTTACCATCCTGATGTGGAAGTCTATGAAGTGAAAGATGCAGACGGTTCGCAACTCGGTATCTTCTACGTCGACTATTTCCCACGCTCTGGGAAAAGCGGTGGTGCATGGATGAGCAACTACCGCGAACAACAAGGAGATACCCGTCCGTTAGTATGCAACGTTTGCAGCTTTACCAAACCGGTAGGCGATACTCCCTCTCTATTAACAATGGATGAAGTAGAAACTTTGTTCCACGAATTTGGCCACGCTCTGCACGGACTGCTGACAAAATGTGAATACAAAGGAACATCAGGCACTAATGTAGTGCGCGATTTTGTAGAGCTTCCTTCTCAAATCAATGAACACTGGGCTACTGAACCGGAAGTACTGAAAATGTATGCCAAACATTATCAGACAGGAGAAGTGATACCCGACGAAATCATCGAAAAGATACTGCAACAGAAGACTTTCAATCAGGGCTTCATGACCACCGAATTGCTGGCTGCCGCCATCCTCGACATGAACTTGCACATGACGAAAGATGTAAAAAATCTGAATATGCTTGTATTCGAAAAAGAAGCAATGGACAAGCTTAACCTGATCCCCGAAATAGCACCGCGTTATCGCGTGACTTACTTCAATCATATCATTGGTGGTTACGCAGCCGGATACTACAGCTACCTATGGGCCAACGTACTGGATAATGATGCCTTCGAAGCCTTTAAAGAACATGGAATCTTTGACAAAAACACCGCCGACCTCTTCCGCCACAACGTATTGGAAAAGGGCGACAGCGAAGACCCGATGGTACTTTACCGGAATTTCCGCGGAGCAGAACCAAGCTTGGAACCACTACTGAAAAACAGAGGAATGAAATAA
- the secDF gene encoding protein translocase subunit SecDF, producing the protein MQNKGFVKVFAVLLTLVCVFYLSFSFVTRHYTNKAKEIANGDPKVEQDYLDSLSNEKVMLWNWTLKQCREMEISLGLDLKGGMNVILEVSVPDVIKALADNKPDEAFNNALATAAKQAVNSQDDVITLFIREYHKIAPDAKLSELFATQQLKDKVNQKSSDAEVEKVLRAEVKAAVENSFNVLRTRIDRFGVVQPNIQSLEDKMGRIMVELPGIKEPERVRKLLQGSANLEFWETYTAREILPAMQSADAKLRGILAEETTADTDTIEAALTEATPVEEKAVSAADSLAAALKGDAAAEDKAAVNMEEIKKQYPLLSMLQLNSSGQGPVIGYANYKDTADINKYLAMPEIKAELPKDLRLKWGVSPSEFDKKGQTFELYAIKSTERNGKAPLEGDVVTDAKDEFDQYSKPAVSMTMNSDGARRWAQLTKQNIGRSIAIVLDNYVYSAPNVNSEITGGRSQITGHFTPEQAKDLANVLKSGKMPAPAHIVQEDIVGPSLGQESINAGIFSFVVALILLMIYMCSMYGFIPGMVANCALILNFFFTLGILSSFQAALTMSGIAGMVLSLGMAVDANVLIYERTKEELRAGKGVKKALADGYSNAFSAIFDSNLTSIITGIILFNFGTGPIRGFATTLIIGILVSFFTAVFITRIVYEHFMNKDKWLNLTFTTKISKNLMANTHFDFMGTNKKSMIIVSAIIIVCIGSFAIRGLSQSIDFTGGRNFKVQFENPVEPEQVRELISSKFGDANVSVIAIGTDKKTVRISTNYRIEDEGNNVDSEIESYLYETLKPVLTQNITLETFIDRDNHTGGSIVSSQKVGPSIADDIKTGAIYSVVLALIAIGLYILIRFRNIAYSVGSIVALTSDTIMIIGAYSLFWGILPFSLEIDQTFIGAILTAIGYSINDKVVIFDRVREFFGLYPKRDKRMLFNDSLNTTLARTINTSLSTLIVLLCIFILGGDSIRSFAFAMILGVVIGTLSSLFIASPIAYNMMKNKKVVAATTEE; encoded by the coding sequence ATGCAAAACAAAGGATTTGTAAAGGTTTTTGCGGTATTACTCACGCTGGTATGCGTGTTCTACCTCTCCTTCTCCTTCGTAACACGCCATTATACCAACAAGGCGAAAGAAATTGCGAACGGCGACCCGAAAGTGGAACAAGACTACCTCGACTCTCTCTCTAACGAGAAAGTAATGCTGTGGAACTGGACACTGAAACAATGTCGTGAGATGGAGATTAGTTTAGGTTTGGACCTGAAGGGTGGTATGAACGTTATCCTCGAAGTTTCCGTACCTGATGTTATCAAAGCATTGGCAGACAACAAGCCTGACGAAGCTTTCAACAACGCATTGGCAACAGCTGCAAAACAAGCAGTCAACAGTCAGGATGATGTTATCACCCTGTTCATCAGAGAATACCACAAAATTGCTCCGGACGCAAAACTTTCCGAACTTTTCGCAACACAACAGTTGAAAGATAAAGTTAACCAGAAATCATCAGATGCAGAAGTTGAAAAAGTGTTGAGAGCAGAAGTAAAAGCTGCTGTTGAAAACTCATTCAACGTTCTTCGTACCCGTATCGACCGTTTTGGTGTCGTTCAACCGAACATCCAGAGCCTGGAAGACAAAATGGGACGTATCATGGTGGAACTTCCGGGTATCAAAGAGCCGGAACGTGTGAGAAAACTTCTCCAAGGTTCTGCCAATCTGGAATTCTGGGAAACCTATACAGCTAGAGAAATCCTTCCTGCCATGCAATCTGCAGACGCTAAATTGCGTGGTATTTTAGCAGAAGAAACAACAGCTGATACAGATACTATTGAAGCAGCCCTTACCGAAGCTACTCCGGTTGAGGAAAAAGCTGTAAGCGCTGCCGACAGCCTTGCAGCCGCCTTGAAAGGTGATGCAGCCGCTGAAGACAAAGCAGCCGTCAACATGGAAGAAATCAAAAAGCAATATCCTCTGTTGTCAATGCTTCAGTTGAATTCCAGCGGACAGGGTCCTGTTATTGGTTATGCTAACTACAAAGATACTGCTGACATCAACAAATATCTGGCTATGCCGGAAATCAAAGCAGAACTTCCCAAAGACCTTCGTCTGAAATGGGGTGTTTCTCCTTCCGAATTCGACAAGAAAGGCCAAACTTTCGAATTATATGCTATTAAATCTACTGAGCGTAATGGTAAAGCTCCGTTGGAAGGTGACGTAGTAACTGATGCAAAAGACGAATTCGACCAATACAGCAAACCGGCTGTAAGCATGACAATGAACTCTGACGGTGCACGCCGCTGGGCTCAGTTGACCAAGCAGAACATTGGCCGTTCCATTGCTATCGTTCTTGATAACTATGTATATTCTGCACCGAACGTAAACTCTGAGATTACAGGCGGACGTTCACAGATTACAGGTCACTTCACACCGGAACAAGCTAAGGACTTAGCTAACGTATTGAAATCAGGTAAGATGCCGGCTCCGGCTCACATCGTACAGGAAGATATCGTTGGTCCGTCACTGGGTCAGGAATCTATCAACGCAGGTATTTTCTCATTCGTTGTAGCGCTGATTCTGTTGATGATTTACATGTGCTCTATGTACGGCTTCATCCCAGGCATGGTTGCCAACTGCGCATTAATCCTCAACTTCTTCTTCACGCTGGGTATTCTTTCGTCCTTCCAGGCCGCACTGACAATGTCCGGTATTGCCGGTATGGTGTTGTCACTGGGTATGGCAGTGGATGCAAACGTACTTATCTATGAACGTACAAAAGAAGAGCTTCGTGCAGGCAAAGGAGTGAAGAAAGCACTTGCCGACGGTTATTCCAATGCATTCTCGGCTATCTTCGACTCTAACTTGACGTCTATCATTACAGGTATCATCCTGTTCAACTTCGGTACCGGTCCGATTCGTGGTTTTGCTACGACGCTGATTATCGGTATCCTTGTGTCCTTCTTTACTGCCGTGTTCATCACTCGCATCGTTTACGAACACTTCATGAATAAAGACAAGTGGTTGAACCTGACATTTACGACCAAGATTTCAAAGAACCTGATGGCCAATACACATTTCGACTTCATGGGAACCAACAAGAAATCCATGATTATCGTAAGTGCCATCATCATCGTTTGTATCGGTTCGTTCGCTATCCGCGGTTTAAGCCAGAGTATCGACTTCACCGGTGGACGTAACTTTAAGGTACAATTTGAGAATCCTGTAGAACCGGAACAAGTTCGTGAATTGATCTCTAGCAAATTTGGCGACGCTAACGTCAGCGTTATTGCTATCGGTACAGACAAAAAGACCGTACGTATCAGTACAAACTACCGTATCGAAGATGAAGGCAACAATGTAGATTCTGAAATCGAATCATATCTATATGAAACCTTGAAGCCAGTATTGACTCAGAACATCACATTGGAAACTTTCATCGACCGTGACAATCACACAGGTGGTAGTATCGTAAGCTCACAGAAAGTAGGTCCGAGTATCGCAGATGACATCAAGACAGGCGCTATCTACTCTGTAGTTCTGGCATTGATCGCCATCGGTTTGTATATCTTGATCCGTTTCCGCAACATTGCTTATAGTGTAGGCTCTATTGTAGCGCTGACAAGTGATACCATTATGATTATCGGTGCTTACTCCTTATTCTGGGGTATCTTGCCGTTCTCATTGGAAATTGACCAGACATTTATTGGTGCTATCCTGACAGCTATCGGTTACTCTATTAATGATAAGGTGGTAATCTTCGACCGTGTACGTGAGTTCTTCGGCTTATATCCGAAACGCGACAAACGTATGTTGTTCAATGACTCTCTGAACACAACGCTGGCTCGTACCATCAATACATCATTAAGTACATTGATCGTATTGCTGTGTATTTTCATCCTTGGTGGTGATTCAATCCGTAGCTTTGCATTCGCAATGATCCTGGGTGTTGTTATCGGTACATTATCTTCACTGTTTATTGCATCTCCGATTGCATACAACATGATGAAGAACAAAAAAGTCGTAGCAGCAACTACGGAAGAATAA
- a CDS encoding DUF6549 family protein, with protein sequence MRNKAFLILIALCGLLMAVTFGLWAYCSKLKSEKERLDGNQTALLEKIKFYQTESGKSAASVQALTLSKSEVEKHCADLTNTVKELDLKVKRLQAASTNATKTEVEVQTIVKDSIIYRDTSYLKVQAIRWKDPWINVDGLIMPDKKLDLRIQSVDTLFQVVHRVPKQWLFFRWGTKAIRQEVVSSNPHTKIVYSEYIELKKRKKK encoded by the coding sequence ATGAGAAATAAAGCGTTTTTGATATTAATCGCCCTCTGTGGGCTTTTGATGGCGGTTACCTTTGGGCTATGGGCTTATTGTTCCAAGTTGAAATCAGAAAAGGAAAGATTGGATGGCAACCAAACCGCCTTGTTGGAGAAAATTAAATTTTACCAAACAGAATCCGGAAAATCCGCTGCTTCTGTACAGGCATTGACTTTATCCAAGTCTGAGGTGGAAAAGCATTGTGCCGACTTGACGAATACCGTTAAGGAACTTGACTTGAAAGTAAAGAGGTTACAAGCGGCTTCCACGAATGCAACAAAAACGGAGGTGGAGGTACAAACCATAGTTAAGGATAGCATTATATACCGTGATACATCCTATCTTAAAGTCCAAGCAATACGATGGAAAGACCCGTGGATAAATGTTGATGGCTTAATCATGCCCGATAAGAAACTGGATTTACGCATACAATCTGTAGATACCCTATTTCAAGTAGTGCATAGAGTGCCTAAGCAATGGTTGTTTTTCCGATGGGGAACAAAGGCTATTAGGCAAGAAGTTGTAAGTAGCAATCCCCATACCAAAATAGTGTATTCGGAATATATAGAATTGAAGAAACGGAAAAAGAAATGA
- a CDS encoding N-acetylmuramoyl-L-alanine amidase — protein MKILIDNGHGENTPGKRSPDGTFREYAYTREIADEVVRELAKRGYVAERIVKENLDVPLAERARRVNEICARYGANNVLLVSIHCNAAGNGEWMNARGWSAYTTKGKTKADELANRMYDAAACFITGQKIRRDYSDGDPDWEENFYILSKTKCPAVLTENFFMDNKEDIAYLTSMEGKQNIVNTHVEGIIQYIKEYEK, from the coding sequence ATGAAGATACTTATAGACAATGGGCATGGAGAAAATACACCGGGTAAACGCAGCCCGGATGGAACTTTCAGGGAGTATGCCTATACAAGAGAAATTGCGGATGAAGTCGTGCGTGAACTGGCTAAACGTGGCTATGTAGCGGAACGCATTGTTAAGGAGAACTTGGACGTGCCTTTGGCTGAACGTGCAAGGCGTGTGAACGAGATTTGCGCCCGATATGGAGCTAATAACGTGTTGCTTGTTTCCATCCACTGCAATGCTGCCGGGAATGGCGAATGGATGAATGCCCGTGGATGGTCTGCCTATACCACTAAGGGCAAAACGAAAGCTGACGAACTGGCAAACCGAATGTATGATGCTGCCGCTTGCTTTATTACCGGGCAAAAGATTAGGCGTGACTATTCGGATGGCGACCCGGATTGGGAGGAAAATTTTTACATCCTTTCCAAGACGAAATGCCCGGCTGTATTGACGGAAAATTTCTTCATGGATAACAAGGAAGATATTGCTTACCTTACATCTATGGAGGGGAAACAAAACATTGTGAACACCCACGTAGAGGGTATAATCCAATACATCAAGGAATATGAGAAATAA